GGATCGGGATCGGTCGGCGGCACGATCAACCTCGTGACCAAGACGCCGCAGGCCGACGACCTGACCATCGTCCAGGGCGGCATCGGCACCGCCGATTATTATCGCGGCACGATCGACAGCAACCTGCGCGTGAGCGACCTGATCGCCGTCCGCCTGAACGCCGTCGCCCACAAGAACCGCGTGCCGGGCCGCGACGTGGAGCGCAACAAGCGCTGGGGCATCGCGCCGTCGGTGACGATCGGCATCGACAGCCCGACCAGCCTGACCCTGCAATATCTGCACCAGGACGACAGCAACGTTCCCGTCTATGGCGTCCCCTATTTCCGCAATGCTGTGAACAGCGGGCCGCTTCCGGGCTACGACCCCAAGGACCGCAACTATTACGGCATCGAGAATCTCGACGACCAGGACATCGTGGTCGACCAGCTGACGATGCGCTTCGCCCATGAGTTCAGCGACAAGGTGTCGGTCCGCAACCTGACCCGCTGGCAGCGCGTGGAGCAGGATTCGTCGACCAGCGCGCCGCAGGGCGTCTATTGCCTCGCCAACGGCTTCCAGCCGCTGCCCGCGACCAACATCGCCTCCACGCCGCTGGCCTGCCCGGCCGCCCAGAACACGCCGGGCACCTATTATCCCAGCGGCCCGCGCGGCAATATCCGCAACCAGGAAAACCAGCTGCTCTACAACCAGACCGACCTGCGCGCCGTGTTCGATACCGCCGGGCTGGAGCATACGCTGGTCGTCGGCGTCTCGCTGACCAAGGAGGATTATGAGCTGGTGAGCGGCAATGTGCTGCGCACCGCGGCCGGCGCGACCGTGGCCCAGCCGCCGATCAGCCTGGCGGCGCCCAACACCATCTATACCGGCGCGGTGAACTTCATCCAGGCGGGCCGATCGCAGGGCAGCAGCAGCAACGTCGCCGGCTATCTGTTCGACACGGTGAAGATCACCCCGCAGCTCGAGTTCAACGCGGGCCTCCGCTACGAGCAGGCCAAGGCGACCTTCCGCGCCGACACCTTCTCGACTGTCGTGGGCCCGACCCTGGGCGCCTATACGCGCGGGCTGGACCAGCGCAGCAACGAGAAGCTCTTCTCCTATCGCGTCGGCCTGAACTTCAAGCCGATCGAGACGGTCAGCCTCTACGCGGCCTATGGCAATTCGCGCACCCCGACCTCGGCGACGGTACGGCTGGGCTGCGGCACGCTGATCACGGCGCCGGCCGGATCGCTGGATCCCTGCGACGTCAGCCCGGAAAAGGCGGTGAATTATGAAATCGGCGCCAAGGCCGACCTGTTCGACCGCCGCCTGCAGCTGACCGCCGCGCTGTTCCGCAACGAACGGACCAACTATCGCGTCGCCACCAACGATCCGATCGTCACCACCCTGCAGGTGACCGACGGCCGCTCACGGGTGGACGGGCTCGCGCTGGGCGCCAGCGGCAACATCACCGAAGCCTGGGCGATCTTCGCCAACTACACCTATCTGAAGAGCAAGGTGCTGCAGAGCGTCTCGAACTTCTGCCTCGCCAACCCCGGCCCGCGAGTGGATGCCGGAGTGACGGTCAACCCCTGCGCCAACTCCGCCGCCATTCCGGACCCGCAGGCCGGACAGCGGCTGACCAACACGCCGCGCCATGCGGGAAGCCTGTTCACGACCTATCAGTTCCCCTTCGGACTGCAGCTAGGTTATGGACTGACCTATACGGGCAGCTTCGCGCTCAACAACAGCGCCCTGGCTTCGGGGACAACATTGCCGGCGGTGAGCACGCTGACCCCGGTCTTCCGCTCGAAGAGCTGGCTTACCCACCGCGCCTTCCTCTCCTATGAGGTGACCGACGGCGTGACCGCGCAGGTGAACGTCCAGAACGTCACCAACAAGCGCTACTTCACGGGCATCCGCAACAATGGCTGGGCGACGCCCGGCGAGGCCCGCTCGGCGGTGTTCAGCCTCTATTACAGCTTCTGATCGCTAGCCAGCGACCGATGACGGGGCGCTCCGGGCCGCAAGGTCCGGGGCGCTTCGCCATTTTCAGGCCAGCAGCGCGGCGCCGCCGATCCGATCGACCAGCAGTGCGGTATCGGTGAACTGGACGAGCCGGGTGGCGCGATATTGCTCGTCGAAGCTCCACAGATCGAACAGCTCGATCTCGAACGGAGCGCCGCCCGGCGCCGAAGCGGTGATGTGCCAGCGGATCGCGGCCTGGCCTCCCTCCACCACCGCGTCGAGCCGTTCGAAGCTGTGGAAGCGGACCCTGTCGACCAGCGTGGAGACCACGTCCATCGCCGCCGCCGGCCCGGTGGGCAGGGTGGCGGCCATCAGCGGGGATCGCCCGACCAGTTCGAACACCGCGCCCGGCGCCCAGATCGCATCGAGCGCCACCTTGTCGCCGCTGGCGCGCCGCGCATAGGCGTCGTCCACGGCCGCGAGTATCGAAACCCGATCCAGCATGTGCCCTCCAGCTGTGGGTAAGCCACACCCTTAGGATTTGCGCGGCCGGGCGGCAATATGCGAAGCGCTCAATCCCGCGGATAAGGGCGGGTGATCGCCTCCAGCAGATGCTCGTCCGGATCGGTGAAATAGACGCCGCGCCCGCCGCCAAAATGGTTGATCCGGCCCGGCTGGCTGCGCGCCGGATCGGCCCAGTGGTCGAGGCCTCTTTCCCGGAGGCGCCCGAGGATCGCGTCGAAGCTCTCCTCGTCGACCAGGAAGGCATAATGCTGGGGCGCGACCGGCCCCTCCTTCTCCATGAAATCGATCGACACGCCGTTGTCCAAGTCGACCACCAGGAAATGATGGAAGGGCACGGGAGCGGGCCGGCCCAGCATCCCGGCGAGGAAATCCGCCGAAGCCCGCTTGTCGCGGCACCAGATGATGCTGTGGTTGAGTTCGACCGTCATCGACTTCGCTCCACGACGATTGCCGTTCCGGGACCGCGATCCTAATCTGCCGCACCATGACCGGCCCGGATGCACCCTATCACGCGCACATCTATTTCACAGCGTCCGAACGTCCCGCCGCCGAAGCGCTGCGCGACGCCTTTTCGCGACGAGCGGACATAGTGTTCGTCGGCGCGATGACCGAAGGCCCCGCCGGGCCGCACCCGATCCCGCAATATGAAGTGCATTTCAGGGTGCGTTCGCTGCCCGACATCGTCCCGCTGATCGAGGCGGCGGGGCTGCGCGCTCTGGTCCATCCGCTGACGCTCGACGATCTCGCCGATCACACCAGCCTGGGGCAATGGCATGGCGAGCCGCTCGACCTCGACCTTACCGTGCTCGATCCGCCCGGCATCAACCGGGGGCTGGCCCGCTTCGGGCGCAGCGATTTCTAGCCCGCCCAACTGGACCCGCCGCCCGCCCCCCGCTATGCCGCGCGGCGATGAGCAACAAGCTGACCGAGATCTGCGACACCAAGCGCGAGCATGTCGCCCGGGCGAAGGCCGCGACGAGCTTCGCCGAGCTGAGCGCGCGCGCCAGGGCGGCCGATGCGCCGCGCGGCTTCCGCGCCGCGCTCGACGCCAGGGCGGCGGCGGGCGGCTATGGCCTGATCGCCGAGATCAAGAAGGCGTCGCCGTCCAAGGGGCTGATCCGCTCCGATTTCGATCCGCCCGCCCACGCCCGCGCCTATGAGGCGGCGGGCGCCGCCTGCCTGTCGGTGCTGACCGACGTCCCCTATTTCCAGGGTCATGACGATTATCTGGTGCAGGCGCGCGCCGCCTGCGCACTGCCGGCGCTGCGCAAGGACTTCATGGTCGATCCCTGGCAGGTGACCGAGGCGCGCGCGCTGGGCGCCGACGCGATCCTGATCATCGTCGCCGCGCTGGACGATGGCGAAATGGCCGAGATCGAGGCCGCCGCCATCGAGCATGGCATGGACGTGCTGGTCGAGGTCCACGACGCGGCCGAACTGGAGCGCGCGATCAGGCTGAAATCGCGGCTGATCGGGGTGAACAACCGCGACCTGCGGGACTTTTCGATCGATCTCAACCGCACCTATGAGCTGGTCGGCAACGCGCCCGCCGGCTGCACCTTCGTCGCCGAGAGCGGGCTCGGTTCCAAGGCCGATCTCGACGCGATGGCCGAACATGGCGTCCGCTGCTTCCTGGTCGGCGAGAGCCTGATGCGCCAGGACGATGTGGCGGCCGCCACGCGCAGGCTGCTGACCGGGGCATGAGCGACAAGCTCACCCATATCGACGAGGATGGCGCGGCCCGCATGGTCGACGTCTCCGCCAAGGCCGAGACGAAGCGCGTCGCCGTCGCCGAGGGCCGCATCCTGATCGCGGCACAGGCGCTGGAGGCGATCCGCGCCGGTTCGGTGAAGAAGGGCGACGTGCTCGCGGTCGCGCGGGTCGCGGGGATCATGGCGGCGAAGAAGACCGCCGACCTGATCCCGCTCTGCCACCCGCTGCCGATCTCGGGCGTCACCCTCGACCTCGCGATCGAGGCCGACGGCATCCGCGCCACCGCGTCGGTGACGACCACCTATACCACCGGCATCGAGATGGAGGCGCTGACCGCCGTCTCGGTGGCGCTGCTGGCCGTCTATGACATGGCCAAGGCGCTCGACAAAGCCATGCGGATCGAAGGGGTCCGGCTGCTGTCCAAGACCGGCGGCAAGTCGGGCGACTGGAAGGCGGAATAGGCCGATGGCGCTGATCCCGACGGCCGAGGCGCAGGCGCGGATGTTCGCGCTGAAGGAGGCGCTGCCCGTCGAGACCGTGCCGCTGCTCGACGCCCGTGGCCGCTATGCCGCCGGGGACATCCTGTCGAAGCGCACCCAGCCCGCGCTCGATCTGTCGGCGATGGACGGCTATGCGATCCGCTTCGCCGAACGCCCCGGCCCGTGGACCGTCGCGGGCGAAAGCGCGGCGGGCGGCGGCCTCGGCCGCGCGCTGGCGCCCGGCGAGGCGGCGCGCATCTTCACCGGCGCCCCGGTTCCCGAAGGGGCCGACAGCATCCTGATCCAGGAGGAGGCGGGCCGCGACGGCGACAGCCTGACCATGACCGGCGAGGGGCCGCCCCGGATCGGCGCGCATATCCGCCGCAAGGGCAGCGACTTCGCCGAGGGCGACATACTGATCCCGGCCGGTGCCCCGATCGGCGCGGCGGCGATCGCGCTGGCGGCGAGCGGCGGCCATGGCGCGCTTCCCGTGCGGCGGCGCCCGCGCGTCGCGATCCTCTCGACTGGCAACGAACTGGTGCCGGCGGGCGAACCCACGACCGGCGCGCTGCTCCCCGCCTCGAACGGGCCGATGCTCGCGGCGCTGCTGGCGGGCACCCCGGCGCAGGTCACCGACCATGGCATCATCCGCGACGATCTCGGCCTGATCAGTGCCGCCTTCGCCGATCTGGCGGGCGGCGCCGACATCATCGTCACCACCGGTGGCGCCTCGGTCGGCGACCATGACCTCGTCCTCCCCGCGCTGGAGCAGGCGGGCGCGACGATCGACTTCTGGAAGGTGCGGATGAAGCCGGGCAAGCCGGTGATGATCGGCACGCTGGGCGGGGCAATCGTGCTTGGCCTGCCCGGCAATCCGGTCTCGGCCTTCGTCACCGCGACATTGTTCCTGAAGCCGCTGATCGCGCATCTGCTGGGCAGCGCCCGGCCGGTTCCGCCCCCCGCCGCCGCCCGGCTGGGCGAAGCGCTGCCCGCGACCGGCGGCCGGGCCGAATATCTGCGCGGCAAATGGTCGCGGGGGCTGGCCGTCCCCACCGCCAGCCAGGACAGCGCCGGCCTCGCCGCGCTGGTCGAGGCGGAGCTGCTGATCGTCCGGGAATCGGACTCGCCGGCGCTGGAAGCGGGCGCCGATGTGGAGATCATTCCGCTCGCTTGACAGATTCCCTACAGTTGCCTAAATGTTCCTCGTCCGTTCCCGACAAGGACCTTTGGTATGCTGACCCGCAAGCAACATGATCTGCTCATCTTCATTCATGACCGGCTGGCCGCGACCGGCGTGTCGCCCTCGTTCGAGGAGATGAAGGAGGCGCTCGACCTCAAGTCCAAGTCCGGCGTCCACCGGCTGATCAGCGCGCTCGAGGAGCGCAACTTCATCCGCCGCCTGCCCAACCGCGCCCGCGCGCTGGAGGTGCTGCGGATGCCGGAGACGGTGGCAGGCAAGGCCGCCGCGCCCGCGACCAAGGCGAAGGCCCCCGCCTCCGCCCCGGTGCCGCAGGCCGCGAACGAGAATGTGCTGGAGATTCCGCTGCACGGCCGCATCGCCGCCGGTCTGCCGATCGAGGCGCTGGAGGGGCAGAGCAGCCTGTCGGTTCCCGCCGCGCTGCTTGGCCCGGGCGAGCATTATGCGCTCGAGGTGTCGGGGGACTCGATGGTCGAGGCCGGCATCCTCGACGGCGACTATGCGCTGATCCGCCGCGCCCAGACCGCGCGCGACGGCGAGATCGTCGTCGCGCTGATCGCCGATCATGAGGCGACGCTCAAATATTTCCGCAAGGAAGGCGCGATGGTGCGGCTCGACCCGGCCAACCGCTCCTATGATCCGCAGCGCTACAAGCCCGATCAGGTCCAGATCCAGGGCAAGCTGGCAGGGCTGCTGCGGCGCTACTGAGCGCCGCAAGCCCACCACGGGCGGCGTCCCGGCGGAGGCCGGGGCCGCAACAGGCGCTTGCGGGTAGCTGACCGAGAAGCTCTTACGGCCCTGGCCTCCGCCGGGGCGACCGCTTTTCTGGCCGTCTAGCGGAACACCGACCAGGGGTGCTGCCCGACATGGGCCGCCACGCTGTCGATCCGTCCCCGGTCGAGATCGACCGAAAGCCCGCCGGTCCGCGCCAGCAGCGGCCGGTCGATCTTCAGCCAGCGCGGGTTGCAGCCGCGCGGCAGGCGGCGTTCGCTGATCGCGATGTCGGCAGCAGCGCAGGCCCGCGTCATGCGGCGCCAGTCGACCAGATAGGGGCTGCGCGTCGCGAGGATGCGCCAGCGCCGCCCGCCCCGGTTGATTTCCGCCAGGCACAGATCGGCCGAACAGCGCGCCTGCATCAGCGCATCGAACGGCAGCGGTTCCGCATCGACCCCGGCCGCCTCGCTCAGAACCCCGCGCATATAATCGCCGGTCCGTTCGCGCAGCAGCGCCACCCGGCCATCGCCGAGCGCCAGCGCGACATGGCGGCCGTCCCCCGTCACCAGCAGATCGGGCGCGGGCGAAGCCAGCGCCCAGAGCGCGCCCACCGCAAGCGGCGCCAGCCCCCAGCGCCGCAGCTTCGTGCGCCACAGCGCCAGCCACAGCCCGCCGGCCACCATCAGCGCGAAGGCCCCCCAGGCCATGGTCGGCAGCATCGCCACCGATCCCGGCGCGTCGGCGACGCGGTGCGCGATCCACAGCAGCAGGGCGAGCGCATGGGAGGCGAGCCACCAGGCCGGCCCGCCAAGCCCCGCCACATCGAGCAGCAGCGCCAGCGCCTCCAGCGGCATGATGACGAAGGTGGTGAGCGGGATCGCGACGATATTGGCGGCGGCGCCGTACAGCCCTGACTTGTGGAAATGGAACAGCGCGATCGGGGCCAGCGCGGCCTCGATCAGCAGGCCCGAGAGCAGCATCACCGCGATCGCCCGGCCCCAGCGCGCCGCCAGCCGCTCCTCGCGCCGCGCGGCGAAGGCGGCGACCCTGGGATGATCGAGCAGCGCGACCAGCGCGGTGACAGCGGCGAAGCTGAGCTGGAAGCTCGGCCCCGCCAGCGCCTCGGGCCAGAGCAACAGCACAACGAGCGCGCCGGTCGCGACGAGCCGCAGGGTGATCGCTTCCCGCCCCATCGCGATCCCGGCCAGCACCAGCAGCGCGGCGACGCAGGATCGGATCGTCGGCACCTGCGCGCCCGACAAGAGGGTGTAGGCGATACCGGCGACCGCCCCCGCGCCGGCCGCGATCAGCAGCAGCGGCGCGCGTAGCGCCAGCGCCGGGCTCAGCGCCAGCAATCTGAGCGTCAGCAGCAGCACCCCGCCGACCACCGCGGAGACGTGCAGCCCCGATACCGAGAGCAGATGGGCGAGACCGGCGCGGCGGAGCGCCTCGGCATCCTCCTCGGCGATCGCGCCCTGGTCGCCGGTCGCCAGGCTGGCGGCGATCCCGCCCGCGCTGGCACCGGCCACCCGCGCCTCGATGTGCTGCGACAGGCGGGCGCGGGCGTCGGCGAGCCAGAGCAGGAAACCGCCCGCCTCGCCCGCCGCGATGCGCGGCCGGTCGAGCGCCTTGCCGGTGGCGCCGATGCCGGCGAACCAGGCGGCGCGCGCATAATCATAGGCGCCCGGCACCGCCGGCGGCGCGGGCGGCAGCAGGCGGGCGCGCACCACGATCCGGCTGCCGCCGACGACCGGCCCGGCCAGATCGGCCTCGTCGATATTGAGCCGGAGGCGCGGGGGCAGCAGCAGGCCGGGATCGGTGGCGATGGTGAGCCGCACCAGTTCGCGCGCCGGCAGCCGCTCGACCGCCTCGATCCGCCCCGCCACCTCGGCGACCCGTGGCCGGTCGATGCGCGGCGAGGCCACCCAGTCGGCGCGGAACCAGATCAGCAGCAGCCCGGCGAGCGCGACCAGCCCACCCGCCAGCAACGATCGGCCCAGCCGCGTGCCGGGGCCGACCGCGAGCCCCAGCAGAGCCACCCCGCCGAGCAGCGCCATCGCCGCATACCAGCCCGCCGG
The sequence above is drawn from the Rhizorhabdus dicambivorans genome and encodes:
- a CDS encoding TonB-dependent receptor; the protein is MTMEMKGASFLALACVGFIATAPAAAQTADKPEGEKKLGGMTVTATAIEEEIKVERVESPKATRALIDTPQTITVIGDQVLRKQNLLTLRDALQTIPGITFGAGEGGGGYGDSINLRGYSANNDITQDGVRDSAQYSRSETFNLQQIEVYNGANSVFNGSGSVGGTINLVTKTPQADDLTIVQGGIGTADYYRGTIDSNLRVSDLIAVRLNAVAHKNRVPGRDVERNKRWGIAPSVTIGIDSPTSLTLQYLHQDDSNVPVYGVPYFRNAVNSGPLPGYDPKDRNYYGIENLDDQDIVVDQLTMRFAHEFSDKVSVRNLTRWQRVEQDSSTSAPQGVYCLANGFQPLPATNIASTPLACPAAQNTPGTYYPSGPRGNIRNQENQLLYNQTDLRAVFDTAGLEHTLVVGVSLTKEDYELVSGNVLRTAAGATVAQPPISLAAPNTIYTGAVNFIQAGRSQGSSSNVAGYLFDTVKITPQLEFNAGLRYEQAKATFRADTFSTVVGPTLGAYTRGLDQRSNEKLFSYRVGLNFKPIETVSLYAAYGNSRTPTSATVRLGCGTLITAPAGSLDPCDVSPEKAVNYEIGAKADLFDRRLQLTAALFRNERTNYRVATNDPIVTTLQVTDGRSRVDGLALGASGNITEAWAIFANYTYLKSKVLQSVSNFCLANPGPRVDAGVTVNPCANSAAIPDPQAGQRLTNTPRHAGSLFTTYQFPFGLQLGYGLTYTGSFALNNSALASGTTLPAVSTLTPVFRSKSWLTHRAFLSYEVTDGVTAQVNVQNVTNKRYFTGIRNNGWATPGEARSAVFSLYYSF
- a CDS encoding molybdopterin molybdotransferase MoeA, producing the protein MALIPTAEAQARMFALKEALPVETVPLLDARGRYAAGDILSKRTQPALDLSAMDGYAIRFAERPGPWTVAGESAAGGGLGRALAPGEAARIFTGAPVPEGADSILIQEEAGRDGDSLTMTGEGPPRIGAHIRRKGSDFAEGDILIPAGAPIGAAAIALAASGGHGALPVRRRPRVAILSTGNELVPAGEPTTGALLPASNGPMLAALLAGTPAQVTDHGIIRDDLGLISAAFADLAGGADIIVTTGGASVGDHDLVLPALEQAGATIDFWKVRMKPGKPVMIGTLGGAIVLGLPGNPVSAFVTATLFLKPLIAHLLGSARPVPPPAAARLGEALPATGGRAEYLRGKWSRGLAVPTASQDSAGLAALVEAELLIVRESDSPALEAGADVEIIPLA
- a CDS encoding nuclear transport factor 2 family protein, coding for MLDRVSILAAVDDAYARRASGDKVALDAIWAPGAVFELVGRSPLMAATLPTGPAAAMDVVSTLVDRVRFHSFERLDAVVEGGQAAIRWHITASAPGGAPFEIELFDLWSFDEQYRATRLVQFTDTALLVDRIGGAALLA
- a CDS encoding ComEC/Rec2 family competence protein, encoding MAGAARRIEAVLEAERDQLALWLPVALGAGIALWLALPRPAGWYAAMALLGGVALLGLAVGPGTRLGRSLLAGGLVALAGLLLIWFRADWVASPRIDRPRVAEVAGRIEAVERLPARELVRLTIATDPGLLLPPRLRLNIDEADLAGPVVGGSRIVVRARLLPPAPPAVPGAYDYARAAWFAGIGATGKALDRPRIAAGEAGGFLLWLADARARLSQHIEARVAGASAGGIAASLATGDQGAIAEEDAEALRRAGLAHLLSVSGLHVSAVVGGVLLLTLRLLALSPALALRAPLLLIAAGAGAVAGIAYTLLSGAQVPTIRSCVAALLVLAGIAMGREAITLRLVATGALVVLLLWPEALAGPSFQLSFAAVTALVALLDHPRVAAFAARREERLAARWGRAIAVMLLSGLLIEAALAPIALFHFHKSGLYGAAANIVAIPLTTFVIMPLEALALLLDVAGLGGPAWWLASHALALLLWIAHRVADAPGSVAMLPTMAWGAFALMVAGGLWLALWRTKLRRWGLAPLAVGALWALASPAPDLLVTGDGRHVALALGDGRVALLRERTGDYMRGVLSEAAGVDAEPLPFDALMQARCSADLCLAEINRGGRRWRILATRSPYLVDWRRMTRACAAADIAISERRLPRGCNPRWLKIDRPLLARTGGLSVDLDRGRIDSVAAHVGQHPWSVFR
- a CDS encoding DOPA 4,5-dioxygenase family protein, giving the protein MTGPDAPYHAHIYFTASERPAAEALRDAFSRRADIVFVGAMTEGPAGPHPIPQYEVHFRVRSLPDIVPLIEAAGLRALVHPLTLDDLADHTSLGQWHGEPLDLDLTVLDPPGINRGLARFGRSDF
- the lexA gene encoding transcriptional repressor LexA; amino-acid sequence: MLTRKQHDLLIFIHDRLAATGVSPSFEEMKEALDLKSKSGVHRLISALEERNFIRRLPNRARALEVLRMPETVAGKAAAPATKAKAPASAPVPQAANENVLEIPLHGRIAAGLPIEALEGQSSLSVPAALLGPGEHYALEVSGDSMVEAGILDGDYALIRRAQTARDGEIVVALIADHEATLKYFRKEGAMVRLDPANRSYDPQRYKPDQVQIQGKLAGLLRRY
- a CDS encoding VOC family protein codes for the protein MTVELNHSIIWCRDKRASADFLAGMLGRPAPVPFHHFLVVDLDNGVSIDFMEKEGPVAPQHYAFLVDEESFDAILGRLRERGLDHWADPARSQPGRINHFGGGRGVYFTDPDEHLLEAITRPYPRD
- the trpC gene encoding indole-3-glycerol phosphate synthase TrpC, giving the protein MSNKLTEICDTKREHVARAKAATSFAELSARARAADAPRGFRAALDARAAAGGYGLIAEIKKASPSKGLIRSDFDPPAHARAYEAAGAACLSVLTDVPYFQGHDDYLVQARAACALPALRKDFMVDPWQVTEARALGADAILIIVAALDDGEMAEIEAAAIEHGMDVLVEVHDAAELERAIRLKSRLIGVNNRDLRDFSIDLNRTYELVGNAPAGCTFVAESGLGSKADLDAMAEHGVRCFLVGESLMRQDDVAAATRRLLTGA
- the moaC gene encoding cyclic pyranopterin monophosphate synthase MoaC — translated: MSDKLTHIDEDGAARMVDVSAKAETKRVAVAEGRILIAAQALEAIRAGSVKKGDVLAVARVAGIMAAKKTADLIPLCHPLPISGVTLDLAIEADGIRATASVTTTYTTGIEMEALTAVSVALLAVYDMAKALDKAMRIEGVRLLSKTGGKSGDWKAE